A genomic region of Pseudochaenichthys georgianus chromosome 12, fPseGeo1.2, whole genome shotgun sequence contains the following coding sequences:
- the LOC139434892 gene encoding zinc finger protein 583-like: protein MSKVQMLLSLKKLLLTPAGEEIFALFEKTMAEYEEELSRSKEENKRLQKLLDAVLQPQLRIHRADAQQLVMVKEEVIPDQQEWSTSLDQEDPEPPPLMKQEQEELRISQEGEQLQELEEADIPKSTFTPDPVKSEDDKEKPQSSQPHQRQTEHMETEVDGDDCRGPEPARNSDPEGSLQPKTEDDTGDSSELDTEDFSEPDTEDSADWKETREPASGSNSLKNRHESVSDPRRSAEKKPFSCSVCKKAFSQSGNLKRHMRIHTGEKPFSCSVCMKAFSQNIHLKAHMRGHTGEKPYICSLCTKAFSRRGHFKEHMRIHTGEKAHSCSVCKKDFPQNVDLKRHMRVHTGEKPYRCSVCKKAFSRSGHIKEHMRIHTGEKPYRCSVCKKAFSQSGSLKEHVRIHTGEEIYSCNVCEKRFKWRNHFKKHKCVGRQSSQLNDIQTEVLLL, encoded by the exons atgagtaaagtTCAAATGCTGCTTTCGTTGAAGAAGCTGCTACTCACTCCTGCTGgtgaagagatatttgctctgtttgaaaaaACGATGGCAGAGTACGAGGAGGAACTGTCTCGTTCaaaagaggagaacaagagactccagaaactactggacgctgttttacagcctcagcttcggatacacagagcag ACGCCCAGCAGCTGGTGATGGTTAAAGAAGAGGTTatccctgaccagcaggagtggagcaccagtctggaccaggaggacccagagccccctCCACTAATgaagcaggaacaggaggaactcaggatcagtcaggagggagagcagcttcaggagctggaggaggctgatatccccaagtccactttcactcctgaccctgtgaagagtgaagatgataaagagaaacctcagtcctcacagcctcatcaaagacaaactgaacacatggaaacagaagttgatggagatgactgtcgaggaccagaaccagccaggaactcagatccagagggcagtttacaaccaaagactgaggacgacactggagactcttctgaacttgacactgaagacttttctgaacctgacactgaagacagtgctgattggaaggagaccagagaacctgcatcaggctcaaactcattgaaaaatagacatgaatctgtcagtgatccacgacgtagtgctgaaaagaaaccattcagctgctcagtctgtaagaaagctttttcacagagtggaaatttaaagagacacatgagaatccacacaggagagaaaccctttagctgctcagtttgtatgaaagctttttcacagaatatacatttaaaggcacacatgagaggccacacaggagagaaaccatacatATGCTCACTCTGTACGAAAGCTTTTTCACGGCGTGGACATTTtaaggaacacatgagaatccacacaggagagaaagcacacagctgctcagtctgtaagaaggATTTTCCACAGAATGTAGatttaaagagacacatgagagtccacacaggagagaaaccatacagATGCTccgtctgtaagaaagctttttcacggagtggACATATtaaggaacacatgagaatccacacaggagagaaaccatacagatgctcagtctgtaagaaagctttttcacagagtggaagtttaaaggaacacgtgagaatccacacaggagaggaaatatacagctgcaatgtttgtgagaaaagatttaaatggcgtaatcatttcaaaaaacacaagtgtgttggtcgtcagtcctcacagcttaATGACATTCAAACTGAGGTTTTGCTtctgtaa